A region of Selenomonadales bacterium 4137-cl DNA encodes the following proteins:
- the pckA gene encoding phosphoenolpyruvate carboxykinase (ATP) has translation MDYDRKILGKAGKVNYNLPVPVLAERALLAGEGMLTASGALRVATGKYTGRSPNDKFVVDSPATGEIDWGNNKPISADKFARLYERMLDYAAGRELYVFDGFAGSGGERIAVRFINELAWQNLFVHQLFVRPDAPPADPRPDFTVICLPGFKADPARDGTNSEAFIILDFAARLVLIGGSQYAGEMKKSVFTYINYLMPKKGILSMHCSANIGAKGDTALFFGLSGTGKTTLSADPGRRLIGDDEHCWHDGGIFNVEGGCYAKCIKLKHETEPQIWEAIRFGAVLENVVVDEATREADFDSEAITENTRAAYPVDYIPGAVIPGVGGHPKTIVFLTADAFGVLPPVAKLSPEQAMYHFLSGYTSKLAGTERGITAPEATFSSCFGAPFLPLSPLAYAKLLGEKIAAHGTGVFLINTGWSGGPYGVGKRMSLPYTRAIVTAAIEGALDEVGYELDPVFNVQVPVSCPGVPAEVLKPRQTWADKAAYDKTAAELAARFVKNFVKFGKDVPPEITAAGPRG, from the coding sequence ATGGATTACGACCGCAAGATCCTTGGTAAAGCCGGCAAGGTGAACTACAACCTGCCTGTGCCGGTGCTGGCGGAGCGCGCGCTTTTAGCCGGCGAAGGCATGCTAACCGCCAGCGGCGCCCTGCGCGTCGCCACCGGCAAGTACACCGGCCGCTCGCCCAACGACAAATTCGTCGTCGACTCGCCGGCGACCGGCGAGATCGACTGGGGCAACAACAAGCCCATCAGCGCCGACAAATTCGCCCGCCTCTACGAGCGGATGCTCGACTACGCCGCCGGCCGCGAGCTCTATGTCTTCGACGGCTTCGCCGGCTCGGGCGGCGAGCGGATCGCCGTGCGCTTCATCAACGAACTCGCCTGGCAGAACCTGTTCGTCCACCAGCTGTTCGTGCGACCCGACGCGCCGCCGGCCGACCCCAGGCCCGACTTCACCGTCATCTGCCTGCCGGGCTTCAAGGCCGACCCCGCCCGCGACGGCACCAACTCCGAAGCCTTCATCATCCTCGACTTCGCCGCCCGACTCGTCCTTATCGGCGGCAGCCAATACGCCGGGGAGATGAAGAAATCTGTCTTCACCTACATCAACTACCTCATGCCCAAGAAGGGCATCCTGTCGATGCACTGCTCGGCCAACATCGGCGCCAAGGGCGATACCGCCCTGTTCTTCGGCCTGAGCGGCACCGGCAAAACGACGCTGTCGGCCGACCCCGGCCGCAGGCTTATCGGCGACGACGAGCACTGCTGGCATGACGGCGGCATCTTCAACGTCGAGGGCGGCTGTTACGCCAAGTGCATCAAGCTCAAACACGAAACCGAGCCGCAGATCTGGGAGGCTATCCGCTTCGGCGCGGTGCTGGAGAACGTCGTCGTCGACGAGGCGACCCGCGAGGCGGACTTCGACAGCGAGGCGATCACCGAAAATACCCGCGCCGCCTACCCTGTCGACTACATCCCCGGAGCGGTCATCCCCGGCGTGGGCGGCCATCCCAAGACGATCGTCTTTTTGACCGCGGATGCGTTCGGCGTGCTGCCGCCGGTGGCGAAGCTTTCCCCCGAGCAGGCGATGTACCATTTCCTGTCAGGCTACACGAGCAAGCTGGCGGGGACGGAGCGGGGGATAACCGCGCCGGAGGCGACCTTCTCGTCGTGCTTCGGGGCGCCTTTCCTGCCGCTGTCGCCTTTGGCGTACGCCAAGCTTTTGGGCGAGAAGATCGCCGCGCACGGCACAGGGGTGTTCCTGATCAACACCGGCTGGTCGGGCGGACCGTACGGGGTGGGCAAGCGGATGTCGCTGCCTTATACGCGGGCGATCGTGACGGCGGCTATCGAGGGCGCGCTGGACGAGGTGGGCTACGAGCTTGACCCGGTGTTTAACGTGCAGGTGCCGGTTAGCTGCCCGGGGGTGCCGGCGGAGGTCTTAAAGCCGCGGCAGACGTGGGCGGATAAGGCGGCGTACGACAAGACGGCCGCGGAGCTTGCCGCGCGGTTCGTGAAGAATTTCGTGAAGTTCGGCAAGGATGTGCCGCCGGAGATTACGGCGGCCGGGCCGAGAGGCTAA